Genomic window (Hydrogenimonas cancrithermarum):
TGGATCGTGTGGTTACCACCGATCGCCAGGCCATCGCCGTCTCCGGCAACAACGATGACGTGTTTGTCCGGATTTGCCAGCTTGATTCCCGTAGCATACGCGATGGTACGTCCGTGGGTCGTATGGACGGTATTACAGTCGATGTACGAGCTGAAACGTCCTGAACATCCGATTCCCGATACGACACAGACATCGTCCATGTCCCATCCACACTTTTCGATGGCACGGATAACCGCTTTGAGGATTACACCGTCACCGCATCCCCAACACCAGAGTGTCGGCATCTTGTCGGTTCGTAGATACTGATCGTAATTAAATGCCATATTGTCCCCCTACTTAAAAGCTTTCTTTGATTTTTTCGATGATCTCAGCCGGTGAAATCGGGCGTCCATTCGCTTTGTTGAGTTTGACGAATGGTTTCTTCATAACACGCTCGACTTCTGTTGCATATTGACCCATGTTGAGTTCCGGAACAAGAATCTTGTCGAATTTTTCGGCAAGCTCTTTCATTCTTTTTTCCGGGCTCGGCCAGATAGTGATCGGTCGGAACATACCGACTTTGATTCCTTCTGAACGCATACGTTTGATAGCTTCCTCGGCAGCCAGAGCGACTGAACCATAGCAAAAAATCATAATCTCCGCATCGTCGAGCATGTACTCTTCGTAGCTTTCGATCTCATCTTCGTGCGCTTCGATTTTTCTAAATAGACGCTCGATCAGATCCTGGCACATTTTGGCATCTTCCGTCGGGAAGCCTGTCGGTCCGTGGTGAAGACCGGTGATGTGGTAATGGTACCCTTTAAAGAACGGGTTGAGTACCGCAGGTTCGTCCGGTCCGACACCGTATGGTTTGTAATCTTTCGGATCGCCGGTAAACTCTTTACGTTTGACAATGCCCGCCTTGACCTCTTCTACATCCGGAAGAACCGCTTTACCGTGCATATGGCCGATCGTTTCGTCAAGAAGCACCATAACGGTCGTCATAAAACGCTCCGCCGTGTTGAAGGCTCGGACCGTTTCGGTGTAGCATTCATCGAGATTTTTCGGTGCAAATGCGATCATTTTCACGTCACCATGAGTCGGATTCCGCGCTTGGAGAACATCGCCCTGTTGAACACGAGTAGGAAGACCTGTGGAAGGACCGCCTCGCATAACGTTGGTAATTACCATCGGCGTTTCGGTAATAAACGCAAGCCCGATCTGCTCCGCTTTGAGACTGATACCAGGCCCCGATGTATTGGTCATCGCTTTTTTACCGCTCATCGAAGCACCAAGTGCAACGCAGATACCGGCAATTTCATCTTCCATCTGGATGAATTTGCCGCCATTTCGGGGAAGAAGAACACTCAATTCGTGTGCGACTTCACTTGAAGGGGTAATCGGATAGCCACCGAAAAATTCACATCCTGCATCGATCGCTGCCAGTGCAGCCAATTGGTTTCCGCTTGAAATTACTTCTCTTGCCATTCTCTCTCCTTATGCGCTCAGCGTCATATAGTTGTTTTTCTTGATCGCTTCCGCTCTCTCTTTTGCCGCATCTGTCAGTTTGGCGAACTTGTACTCGCTTCTGTCTGCCACATAAATCGCAAAATCGGGACAATCAAGTTCACAGTCGTTGCATCCGATGCAAAGTTCCGGTGCTTCGACGCTGATCATCGCGCCCAAAATGGAATGTGGGTCCGGTCTCATCGCGAGTACTCCTGCAGGGCATCGTGCCACACAGATATCACATGCTTTACAGCGGCTTGTATCGACCCATACCGGAGTGTTTTCCGGTGCTTTCATCAGACTCATCTCTTCTCCTTCGTTGGATTGAATTTTCCTATGGCGCACGAGACAAAACTTTTACCCTTCATCACGGCACCTTCAATGCTCGATATTTCATCGTCGATTAGAGGATAACCCAGCTTTCTTAAGGTCGAAATAAAAAACTCCTCATCCGACTCGCCCTTTATCTCGACTGTTACCTTTCGTGGCACTACACTGAGATCAACCTCGACGCTGTTACCAAAATGCTCAAAAAGTGCCTTTACGATCGTATTCACGCACCCTTCACAGCGGATATTGGCAACATCATAAGTTTTTTTCATAATTTATTTGCCCATGACCTCTTTGACCGCTTTACCTATATCTGCCGGAGATACGACGACTTTGACACCGGCTGCTTCGAGAGCCGCCATCTTTTCGGCCGCTGTGCCGCTTCCACCGGAGATAATCGCACCAGCATGCCCCATACGTTTACCCTTGGGTGCCGTTTGCCCAGCGATAAACGCGACAACCGGTTTGCTGATGTGTTCTTTGATAAACTCGGCCGCCTGAATCTCGAGATCTCCTCCGATCTCTCCAATCATAACGATCGCTTCGGTTTCCGGATCGGCTTCGAACATCGGAAGCAGCTGCTTGTAGCTCAGCCCGATGATCGGGTCGCCGCCGATACCCACGGCCGTTGTAATACCGAGACCCTCTTTGACGACTTGGTTGGACGCTTCGTAAGTCAA
Coding sequences:
- a CDS encoding 2-oxoglutarate synthase subunit alpha, which translates into the protein MAREVISSGNQLAALAAIDAGCEFFGGYPITPSSEVAHELSVLLPRNGGKFIQMEDEIAGICVALGASMSGKKAMTNTSGPGISLKAEQIGLAFITETPMVITNVMRGGPSTGLPTRVQQGDVLQARNPTHGDVKMIAFAPKNLDECYTETVRAFNTAERFMTTVMVLLDETIGHMHGKAVLPDVEEVKAGIVKRKEFTGDPKDYKPYGVGPDEPAVLNPFFKGYHYHITGLHHGPTGFPTEDAKMCQDLIERLFRKIEAHEDEIESYEEYMLDDAEIMIFCYGSVALAAEEAIKRMRSEGIKVGMFRPITIWPSPEKRMKELAEKFDKILVPELNMGQYATEVERVMKKPFVKLNKANGRPISPAEIIEKIKESF
- a CDS encoding 4Fe-4S binding protein, which gives rise to MSLMKAPENTPVWVDTSRCKACDICVARCPAGVLAMRPDPHSILGAMISVEAPELCIGCNDCELDCPDFAIYVADRSEYKFAKLTDAAKERAEAIKKNNYMTLSA
- a CDS encoding heavy-metal-associated domain-containing protein, yielding MKKTYDVANIRCEGCVNTIVKALFEHFGNSVEVDLSVVPRKVTVEIKGESDEEFFISTLRKLGYPLIDDEISSIEGAVMKGKSFVSCAIGKFNPTKEKR